In Stenotrophomonas sp. 610A2, one DNA window encodes the following:
- a CDS encoding serine hydrolase domain-containing protein: protein MFRNNTRSHIARGLLLGAVAWLACISNATAANGNRWQRLDSFLAQTTGNNGYPGAVALVEVNGRTEFHGHWGHADIGRTRPMREDSIFRIYSMTKPVTSTAILMLLEEGKLSLDDPLSRFIPAFAERQIVTAGDVAHPLLAPAPRAITIRHLLTHTSGFAADSDGHAVATALLNRADVDSATSLEDVAARLATLPLADAPGTHFHYEGSNTELLARVVEVVSGQPFSQFLAQRIFQPLGMSDTSFEVAANQRARVVELPTSAADGSLHVADTLSARTPGVRLKGYDSGAGGLYSTAGDYLKFARMLLGNGENNGVRLLSRKTVDMMMADQLGGFSPAIRGFSNGEGFGLGGYVVTDPAVRGRLGSIGQFGWSGAASTYFSVDRSEKLIAIVLLQYLPDGDKRLPSVATPFYNLVYQAIP, encoded by the coding sequence TGGGCGCCGTTGCCTGGCTGGCCTGCATCAGCAACGCCACTGCCGCAAACGGAAACCGCTGGCAACGCCTCGACAGCTTCCTCGCTCAAACCACCGGCAACAACGGCTATCCCGGCGCAGTAGCGCTGGTCGAAGTAAACGGCCGCACTGAATTCCACGGCCACTGGGGCCATGCCGATATCGGCCGCACCCGGCCAATGCGCGAAGACAGCATCTTCCGCATCTACTCGATGACCAAACCGGTCACCTCGACCGCGATCCTGATGCTGCTGGAAGAAGGCAAGCTGTCGCTGGATGATCCGCTGTCGCGCTTCATTCCCGCCTTCGCCGAGCGCCAGATCGTCACTGCTGGCGATGTCGCACACCCGCTGCTGGCGCCTGCGCCGCGCGCGATCACCATTCGTCATCTGCTCACCCATACCAGCGGCTTTGCCGCGGATTCGGATGGACATGCCGTCGCCACCGCACTGTTGAATCGCGCCGACGTCGACAGCGCAACCTCGCTGGAAGATGTCGCTGCACGATTGGCCACGCTGCCGCTGGCGGACGCACCGGGCACCCATTTCCACTACGAAGGCAGCAACACCGAGCTGCTCGCGCGCGTGGTTGAGGTGGTGAGCGGTCAACCGTTCTCGCAGTTCCTGGCGCAACGCATCTTCCAACCGCTGGGCATGAGCGATACCAGCTTCGAGGTGGCGGCGAATCAACGCGCACGCGTGGTCGAGCTGCCAACCAGTGCAGCCGATGGTTCGCTGCATGTCGCCGACACCTTGAGCGCACGCACGCCGGGCGTGCGCCTGAAAGGCTATGACAGCGGTGCCGGCGGCCTGTATTCCACGGCTGGCGATTACCTGAAGTTCGCCCGCATGTTGCTGGGCAACGGCGAGAACAACGGCGTGCGCCTGCTGTCGCGCAAAACCGTGGACATGATGATGGCCGACCAGCTCGGCGGTTTCAGCCCGGCAATCCGCGGTTTCAGCAATGGCGAGGGCTTCGGCCTTGGCGGCTATGTCGTCACCGATCCGGCAGTACGTGGCCGCCTGGGCAGCATTGGCCAGTTCGGCTGGTCCGGTGCCGCCTCCACCTATTTCAGCGTGGACCGCAGCGAGAAGCTGATCGCCATCGTGCTGCTGCAATACCTGCCGGACGGCGACAAGCGTCTGCCGTCGGTGGCAACCCCGTTCTACAACCTCGTTTACCAGGCCATCCCATGA